A part of Pradoshia eiseniae genomic DNA contains:
- a CDS encoding acetyltransferase has protein sequence MNYILVGDGGHSRVIQEMIESAAPSRIAAYLDDRYKKLVKRGDIYYGPISAARSVLRHVYCGKLVITVADNLTRKSVVKRLNLADDCYTSVISTHAIVSPSAEIGAGTVVMPGAIVNAEAKVGKHGIINTASVVEHNCRLSDFAHISSKACLTSGVKVREGVLVGANATVIPDVEIGQWAVVGAGATVTSDVPEFAQALGVPAKVVNQEKGGGFNAYMSF, from the coding sequence GTGAATTATATATTAGTTGGGGATGGCGGACATAGCAGGGTTATTCAGGAGATGATTGAGAGTGCAGCCCCAAGCAGGATTGCCGCTTACTTGGATGATCGGTATAAAAAGCTGGTCAAGAGGGGGGATATTTATTATGGACCGATTAGTGCGGCTCGGTCAGTTTTAAGACATGTGTATTGTGGGAAACTGGTCATTACGGTTGCTGACAATTTGACGAGAAAGTCAGTGGTTAAGCGATTGAACCTTGCGGATGATTGTTATACATCGGTCATTTCCACACATGCCATCGTAAGCCCGAGTGCTGAGATTGGAGCAGGCACAGTGGTGATGCCTGGGGCAATCGTTAATGCGGAGGCGAAGGTCGGCAAGCATGGAATCATTAATACGGCCTCTGTCGTTGAACATAATTGCCGCTTAAGCGATTTTGCCCATATTTCATCAAAAGCCTGTTTGACGAGTGGGGTCAAGGTAAGGGAGGGTGTGCTGGTTGGCGCGAATGCAACCGTCATTCCGGATGTGGAAATTGGGCAATGGGCTGTGGTAGGGGCTGGAGCGACAGTGACGAGCGATGTTCCTGAATTTGCACAGGCTTT